Proteins encoded together in one Gigantopelta aegis isolate Gae_Host chromosome 8, Gae_host_genome, whole genome shotgun sequence window:
- the LOC121378301 gene encoding lithostathine-1-like, protein MHLKGFLLITVCTLASGQLTNPETDDTKCLQCADVDNPTRCISAGWCGKNEVCYTREFVDHLGRQAFSMGCESKSRCQLYMAVRNIIGRRRKEPSSCYECCATSECNSGLCRDVIGEHGSTPLPIACPQSFLHGPNSCYYIANWTESWQKARNICSQLGGDLVSVNDKIEKDFIVGLLKPFEAQRKPAAFWTGGFYVAVQHEWTWVDHTATTYTGWATGQPHTTSYYIAMMNPANNPVYKDWAWATQSPNSAFGFICESPYV, encoded by the exons atgcatttaaaaggaTTTCTCTTg ATTACTGTGTGTACTTTAGCCAGTGGTCAGCTCACAA ATCCTGAAACAGACGACACGAAATGTCTGCAGTGTGCTGATGTGGACAACCCGACTCGCTGCATTTCTGCAGGATGGTGCGGCAAGAACGAG GTGTGCTACACCCGGGAATTCGTAGACCATCTAGGACGACAAGCTTTCAGCATGGGCTGTGAAAGCAAAAGT AGGTGTCAGCTGTACATGGCTGTGAGAAATATCATCGGAAGACGACGGAAGGAGCCGAGCAGTTGTTACGAGTGTTGTGCCACGTCCGAGTGTAACAGCGGTCTCTGTAGAGACGTTATTGGCGAACATGGATCTACGCCACTTCCAATTG cGTGTCCTCAGAGTTTTCTTCACGGACCAAATTCGTGCTACTACATTGCAAACTGGACGGAGAGCTGGCAGAAAGCTCGGAACATATGTTCTCAGCTCGGCGGAGATTTGGTGTCCGTTAACGACAAGATAGAGAAAGATTTTATAGTTGGTCTTCTCAAGCCTTTTGAAG cccAACGCAAACCTGCGGCTTTTTGGACGGGTGGTTTCTACGTGGCCGTTCAACACGAGTGGACGTGGGTGGACCACACAGCGACGACGTACACGGGGTGGGCGACAGGGCAGCCGCACACCACCTCCTACTACATCGCCATGATGAATCCGGCCAACAACCCCGTCTACAAGGACTGGGCCTGGGCGACACAAAGTCCAAATTCGGCTTTTGGCTTCATCTGTGAAAGTCCGTATGTGTAG